From Halapricum desulfuricans, a single genomic window includes:
- a CDS encoding YcaO-like family protein — translation MTVGLVGSGPAAEAVTAAVADVDVSVTQTDPAAFGSERLGVVVGVAGDRAFERANSHAIETETPWIAVELGGVGGYPVVDAAIAGFGHTAGCYACLQGRVGATVDPDTQPTAAPAVPIQRFAGAIAGRAAATAVTGGESPLFGQVRTIPDATHPLLELPGCTCGSAPSHALGRNTVNTDLEETLAMAERAIDERTGIVTEIGEAESYPAPYYLAQVCETSGFSDATASQDAAGVSDDWNEAFMKAVGEGLERYCAGVYRTDDFRQAPAPDLDGAVTPSLFVSPETPDDSAERAWVPGEHLQSGDDAWLPAELVYYPPHERDIRPAITTGLGLERSTVGALLAGLYEIVERDAAMLSWYSTFEPLGLDIDDERFAALATRARSEGLSVTPLLVTQDIDVPVVAVAVHRAGEWPRFALGSAADLDAAAGARSALAEAIQNWLELSGMGREQAADASGAIGWYADYPEEIDAFIDVDRSVSAADVGPDEPPTGEAELEHVLDALDEADLDAYATRLTTRDVASVGFEAVRVLAPGAQPLFFDDAYFGERASTVPESLGFEPRLDREHHPFP, via the coding sequence ATGACTGTAGGTCTCGTCGGGTCCGGTCCGGCGGCCGAGGCCGTCACCGCCGCGGTCGCTGACGTCGACGTGTCCGTGACACAGACCGATCCGGCAGCGTTCGGGAGCGAGCGACTCGGCGTCGTCGTCGGGGTCGCGGGCGACCGCGCGTTCGAGCGAGCGAACAGCCACGCGATCGAGACGGAGACGCCCTGGATCGCGGTCGAACTCGGCGGTGTCGGCGGCTACCCGGTCGTCGATGCGGCGATCGCGGGGTTCGGTCACACCGCCGGGTGCTACGCGTGTCTCCAGGGGCGCGTCGGTGCGACAGTCGATCCGGACACCCAGCCGACGGCTGCGCCCGCCGTTCCGATCCAGCGCTTCGCCGGGGCGATCGCGGGCCGGGCGGCCGCCACAGCAGTGACAGGCGGCGAATCCCCGCTGTTCGGACAGGTGCGGACCATCCCGGATGCGACCCATCCGCTGCTCGAACTCCCGGGCTGCACGTGTGGGTCGGCACCGTCACACGCGCTCGGACGGAACACCGTCAACACCGATCTCGAGGAAACGCTGGCGATGGCCGAGCGCGCGATCGACGAGCGCACGGGGATCGTCACCGAGATCGGCGAGGCCGAGTCCTATCCCGCGCCGTACTACCTGGCACAGGTCTGTGAGACGTCCGGCTTTAGCGACGCCACGGCCAGCCAGGACGCCGCGGGCGTGTCGGACGACTGGAACGAGGCGTTCATGAAGGCTGTCGGGGAAGGGCTCGAACGCTACTGTGCCGGCGTGTATCGAACGGACGACTTCCGGCAAGCGCCGGCACCAGACCTCGACGGTGCAGTCACGCCGTCGCTGTTCGTCTCGCCGGAGACCCCCGACGACAGTGCCGAGCGGGCCTGGGTACCCGGCGAACATCTCCAGAGCGGCGACGACGCGTGGCTCCCGGCCGAACTCGTCTACTATCCGCCACACGAGCGGGACATCCGCCCGGCGATCACGACGGGTCTCGGCCTCGAACGATCGACTGTCGGGGCGCTGCTCGCGGGGCTGTACGAGATCGTCGAGCGGGACGCCGCGATGTTGTCGTGGTACTCGACGTTCGAGCCGCTGGGTCTGGATATCGACGACGAGCGGTTCGCGGCGCTCGCAACTCGGGCCCGATCGGAGGGGCTGTCGGTCACGCCGCTGTTGGTGACCCAGGACATCGACGTGCCTGTCGTGGCCGTGGCCGTCCACCGGGCGGGCGAGTGGCCCCGGTTCGCACTGGGGTCGGCTGCGGACCTGGACGCCGCGGCAGGGGCACGCTCGGCGCTGGCGGAAGCGATCCAGAACTGGCTCGAACTCAGCGGTATGGGTCGGGAACAGGCGGCTGACGCAAGCGGCGCGATCGGTTGGTACGCAGACTACCCTGAGGAGATTGACGCGTTCATCGATGTCGATCGGTCCGTGTCAGCGGCCGACGTCGGACCTGACGAACCGCCGACGGGCGAGGCCGAACTGGAACACGTCCTCGACGCCCTCGACGAGGCGGATCTGGATGCCTACGCCACCCGGCTCACGACGCGCGACGTGGCCTCGGTCGGGTTCGAGGCCGTGCGGGTGCTCGCGCCCGGCGCACAGCCGCTGTTCTTCGACGACGCGTACTTCGGCGAACGGGCCAGCACCGTCCCCGAATCGCTCGGGTTCGAGCCCCGGCTAGACCGGGAGCATCATCCGTTCCCATAG
- a CDS encoding CBS domain-containing protein, with product MTVRDHMTVGVETAGPDATVEALAMRLEQADVGCLIIEEEMQPVGIVTDRDLATRVDARDRPASDVPARDVMTADPVTISADADVFAAPRIMRDNAVRRLIAVNDNGTVVGIITLDDLMRLFVDGMDDLTDVIDAESPIY from the coding sequence ATGACCGTTAGAGATCACATGACAGTGGGCGTCGAGACGGCGGGGCCGGATGCGACCGTCGAGGCGCTGGCAATGCGACTCGAACAGGCCGACGTTGGGTGTCTCATCATCGAGGAGGAGATGCAGCCAGTCGGGATCGTCACGGACCGAGACCTGGCGACGCGCGTTGACGCGCGCGACCGTCCCGCCTCGGACGTACCAGCCAGGGACGTGATGACGGCGGACCCGGTGACGATCTCGGCGGACGCCGACGTGTTCGCTGCGCCGCGGATCATGCGCGACAACGCGGTCCGACGGCTCATCGCCGTCAACGACAACGGGACGGTCGTCGGGATCATCACGCTCGATGATCTGATGCGACTGTTCGTGGACGGGATGGACGATCTGACGGACGTGATCGACGCCGAATCGCCCATCTACTGA
- a CDS encoding CopG family transcriptional regulator, giving the protein MGNKNKTISFRVSQEKFETLRDIAEERDISLSAVFRDYVDMLVAHDGQVKVVPEHELNEESSDSQSFPPKIEVPKSFVREHERLELEADHLREQLEEYKRYATELRQRLDENDQEDVVQLEELDGGEDDNPYRIGDFEDL; this is encoded by the coding sequence ATGGGCAACAAGAACAAAACCATCTCCTTCCGGGTGAGTCAGGAGAAGTTCGAGACACTCCGGGACATCGCCGAGGAGCGTGACATCTCCCTGTCGGCGGTCTTCCGGGATTACGTCGACATGCTCGTCGCCCACGACGGCCAGGTCAAGGTCGTTCCGGAACACGAACTCAACGAGGAGAGCAGCGACAGTCAGAGCTTCCCGCCGAAGATCGAGGTGCCCAAGAGCTTCGTCCGGGAACACGAGCGGCTTGAACTCGAAGCCGACCACCTCCGGGAGCAGCTGGAGGAGTACAAGCGCTACGCGACGGAACTCCGGCAGCGACTCGACGAAAACGACCAGGAAGACGTCGTCCAGCTGGAGGAACTCGACGGCGGCGAGGACGACAACCCCTATCGGATTGGCGACTTCGAAGACCTCTGA
- a CDS encoding PAS domain S-box protein, whose product MDTPVRVLYVHSGHESGDTAATRLQRADEQLTVVTAQRAEAGLDRLEEGAIDCVISDYELPGMDGIEFVRAVRDRYPELPFVLFSGRDSGSLASRALGAGATDYLQKGAGQYAELADRLLDAYGAYQNRQDREATMDLYRTTLNSMSDAVLITDDDGAFTYVCPNVEFIFGYTAEEVEELGTVEALFDESLFDRETLETDDEISNVETDITDKSGDQRTVLVSIKQVSIREGTTLYTVRDITDRKENERELRRYKRMINTMLESACIYTEDARFDVVNEYLADFYEVSREELEGQKSNLVPMIREQADGDPFRELLAGERAEARGEVAGEFPEAGYQVLDYRLTPMVIDGEVEGVVGVTREITERRERERDLKETNALLSTLFETLPAGVIAEDEDRNILAVNDRFFELFGIAGQSDDVIGEDCKRLAREASELFADGERFVDRTEAVIQQRDPVNREDLRLDDGRTFTRSYQPIELGEGNGHLWVYRDVTERKERERTLRRERDRLDEFASVVSHDLRNPLHVAQGRLELAREDAESEHHDAIANALDRMDGLVEDLLALAREGETVRNRQPVELADLVEDCWRNVASGDATIRIESDLVVQADRSRLRQLLENLFRNAIDHSGDDVTVTVGETTDGFYVEDDGPGISPEKRDRVFEAGYSTAYKGTGFGLSIVKEVAEAHGWEIRVTDGSNGGARFEITGIE is encoded by the coding sequence ATGGACACGCCGGTCCGGGTACTGTACGTCCACAGCGGGCACGAATCCGGAGACACGGCGGCGACTCGCCTGCAGCGAGCGGACGAGCAGCTCACGGTCGTGACAGCACAGCGTGCCGAGGCAGGGCTGGACCGGCTCGAGGAAGGGGCGATCGACTGTGTAATCAGCGACTACGAACTGCCCGGAATGGACGGGATCGAGTTCGTACGAGCCGTTCGGGACCGATATCCGGAGCTACCGTTCGTGCTCTTTTCGGGTCGCGACTCCGGATCGTTAGCCAGTCGAGCGCTCGGTGCCGGCGCGACGGACTATCTACAGAAGGGCGCAGGGCAGTACGCGGAACTCGCCGACCGGCTCCTCGACGCCTACGGAGCATACCAGAACCGACAGGATCGGGAAGCAACAATGGATCTCTATCGGACGACACTGAATAGCATGTCCGATGCCGTTCTCATCACCGACGACGACGGCGCGTTCACGTACGTCTGTCCGAACGTCGAGTTCATCTTCGGCTACACGGCCGAGGAAGTCGAGGAGTTGGGAACGGTCGAGGCGCTGTTCGACGAGTCGCTGTTCGACCGGGAGACGCTCGAAACGGACGACGAGATATCCAACGTCGAAACCGATATCACGGACAAGTCCGGGGATCAGCGGACCGTCCTCGTCTCGATCAAACAGGTCTCGATACGGGAGGGGACGACGCTGTATACGGTTCGAGACATCACGGACCGGAAGGAAAACGAACGCGAGCTCCGGCGCTACAAGCGGATGATCAACACGATGCTGGAGTCGGCCTGCATCTACACGGAAGACGCCCGTTTCGACGTCGTCAACGAGTACCTCGCTGACTTCTACGAGGTGTCCCGCGAAGAACTGGAGGGCCAAAAGAGCAACCTCGTCCCGATGATCCGGGAACAGGCCGACGGCGATCCCTTCCGCGAGCTACTCGCGGGCGAGCGTGCGGAGGCCCGTGGCGAGGTCGCCGGCGAGTTCCCCGAAGCCGGGTACCAGGTGCTCGATTATCGGCTGACACCGATGGTCATCGACGGCGAGGTCGAGGGCGTCGTCGGCGTCACTCGTGAGATCACCGAGCGCCGGGAACGCGAGCGTGACCTGAAGGAGACGAACGCGTTGCTGTCGACGCTGTTCGAGACGTTGCCGGCCGGCGTCATCGCCGAAGACGAGGACCGGAATATTCTAGCGGTGAACGATCGGTTCTTCGAGTTGTTCGGGATCGCTGGCCAGTCGGATGACGTGATCGGAGAGGACTGCAAGCGACTGGCTCGGGAAGCGAGTGAACTGTTCGCCGACGGCGAGCGGTTCGTCGACCGAACCGAAGCTGTGATCCAGCAGCGCGACCCGGTGAACCGGGAAGACCTGCGACTGGACGACGGTCGTACCTTCACACGCAGCTATCAGCCGATCGAGTTGGGCGAAGGGAACGGCCACCTGTGGGTATACCGGGACGTCACCGAACGGAAAGAGCGCGAGCGGACGCTCCGCCGGGAGCGTGACCGGCTCGACGAGTTCGCGAGCGTCGTCTCACACGACCTCCGGAACCCGCTGCACGTCGCGCAGGGCCGACTCGAACTCGCACGGGAAGACGCCGAGAGCGAACACCACGACGCGATCGCGAATGCCCTCGATCGGATGGACGGCCTGGTCGAGGACTTGCTGGCGCTAGCTCGGGAAGGTGAGACGGTCCGGAACCGACAACCGGTCGAACTTGCGGACCTCGTCGAGGACTGCTGGCGGAACGTCGCGAGCGGCGACGCGACGATCCGTATCGAATCAGATCTGGTCGTCCAGGCCGACAGGAGCCGCCTCCGACAGCTGCTGGAGAACCTCTTCCGGAACGCGATTGACCACAGCGGCGACGACGTGACCGTCACCGTCGGGGAAACGACCGACGGCTTCTACGTCGAGGACGACGGTCCGGGCATCTCGCCGGAGAAGCGCGATCGGGTCTTCGAGGCCGGGTATTCGACAGCCTACAAGGGGACCGGGTTCGGACTGAGCATCGTCAAAGAAGTCGCCGAAGCACACGGGTGGGAGATCCGTGTGACCGACGGTTCTAACGGGGGCGCCCGCTTCGAGATTACCGGGATCGAGTAA
- a CDS encoding DUF5814 domain-containing protein: MAITDKIYVKNHRQLATQLETNIPKGAFSGATLDLLFQGENLGKLDDATRDRVLDFAEDFLDCDCEGAPHCGHPERKFVAYLLELRETGLGPQAMVDVMSDEYMVYAYPGDIRSFLDDSIRQLEAIETLADVDGQHEMADRARESRKRLR; encoded by the coding sequence GTGGCCATCACGGACAAGATCTACGTCAAAAACCACCGGCAACTCGCCACCCAGCTCGAGACGAACATTCCGAAGGGCGCGTTCTCGGGCGCGACGCTCGACCTGCTGTTCCAGGGTGAAAACCTGGGCAAACTCGACGATGCGACGCGCGATCGCGTGCTCGATTTCGCCGAGGATTTCCTCGACTGCGACTGCGAGGGTGCGCCACACTGTGGCCACCCCGAACGGAAGTTCGTCGCCTACCTGCTGGAACTGCGCGAGACCGGCCTCGGCCCGCAGGCGATGGTCGACGTGATGAGCGACGAGTATATGGTGTATGCCTATCCGGGCGACATCCGGTCGTTTCTCGACGATTCGATCAGGCAACTAGAAGCGATCGAAACGCTGGCCGACGTCGACGGGCAACACGAGATGGCCGACCGGGCGAGAGAGTCGCGCAAACGGCTTCGGTAG
- a CDS encoding HIT family protein, with protein MDQVFAPWRIEWVRRPHEDPEIDGCVFCELPDLDSDRKYNLVARSEHAFVLLNNYPYNPGHAMVIPYEHAGKYETLDPEILFDHARLQQRTVEAVQSAMDPDGLNVGMNLGGDAAGGSIDDHLHTHVVPRWDGDANFMTVISETKVIVEALEDTYDRLHDAFAAQDGATVPETGGAVEIETTSKPI; from the coding sequence ATGGATCAGGTGTTCGCGCCGTGGCGAATCGAATGGGTGAGACGCCCACACGAGGATCCCGAAATCGACGGGTGCGTGTTCTGTGAACTCCCGGATCTGGATTCCGATCGGAAGTACAACCTGGTCGCCCGCAGCGAGCACGCCTTCGTGCTGTTGAACAACTACCCGTACAACCCCGGGCACGCGATGGTCATCCCCTACGAGCACGCGGGCAAATACGAGACGCTGGACCCCGAGATCCTGTTCGACCACGCCAGACTCCAACAGCGGACCGTCGAGGCGGTCCAGTCGGCGATGGACCCGGACGGGCTGAACGTCGGGATGAATCTCGGCGGGGACGCGGCCGGCGGCTCGATCGACGACCACCTGCACACCCACGTCGTCCCGCGCTGGGACGGGGACGCCAACTTCATGACGGTCATCTCGGAGACGAAGGTCATCGTCGAAGCCCTCGAAGACACCTACGACCGGTTGCACGACGCGTTCGCCGCCCAGGACGGGGCAACCGTTCCCGAGACGGGCGGCGCCGTCGAGATCGAGACCACGTCGAAGCCGATTTGA
- a CDS encoding MFS transporter, whose product MSEGTRLADASRENRVLVWKFYLYRATLSEGFVYPIITLYLLARGLSDGDVGLVNGLFFAGVVGAEIPTGYVGDKIGRRNSLIVSTLLMSVSMFAFTVSGSVPAFSAVYVFWGIALTFRSGTGSAYLYDMLEERLDTDEYSKITGRGGAAFLVTSAITSIAGGVLYGIDHRIPFVAAGFITASGALVLLSMPETEQYAEREGGSAFSARDAWETVREKFLAPELRTFIVYTALLLSIPELADLYIQPIVVEAGVPEQSLGVLYAGFMLVTAFASYNIDRVRDRVGIGGWFAVAPVLMAAALAGMLVEPWLAIPGFVGMRIVKSLSYAFRGQYLNDHLPSLGRATVLSTASMVYGVSFVVFRIGGGAVADAVGPKLAIVALAIAVAVLTQSLRLFSDPVRDAGSN is encoded by the coding sequence GTGAGCGAGGGGACGCGACTCGCCGACGCCAGTCGGGAAAACCGGGTGCTCGTCTGGAAGTTCTACCTCTATCGGGCGACTCTCTCGGAAGGGTTCGTCTACCCGATTATAACGCTGTATCTCCTCGCGCGCGGGCTGAGCGACGGGGACGTCGGGCTCGTCAACGGGCTCTTTTTCGCCGGTGTCGTCGGTGCGGAGATCCCGACGGGCTACGTCGGCGACAAGATCGGTCGGCGCAACAGCCTGATCGTCAGCACGCTTCTGATGTCGGTATCGATGTTCGCGTTCACGGTGTCCGGCTCAGTGCCGGCGTTCTCGGCGGTGTACGTCTTCTGGGGGATCGCGCTGACCTTCCGTTCGGGGACCGGCTCGGCGTATCTCTACGACATGCTCGAGGAGCGACTGGACACCGACGAGTACTCGAAGATCACCGGGCGCGGCGGGGCGGCGTTTCTGGTCACCTCGGCGATCACCTCGATCGCCGGCGGCGTGCTCTACGGTATCGACCACCGGATCCCCTTCGTCGCCGCCGGATTCATCACCGCCTCGGGCGCGCTCGTGTTGCTCTCGATGCCCGAGACCGAACAGTACGCCGAAAGGGAGGGCGGAAGCGCGTTTTCCGCACGTGACGCCTGGGAGACGGTCCGGGAGAAGTTTCTCGCACCCGAGCTTCGGACGTTCATCGTCTACACTGCACTGCTGCTGTCGATCCCGGAGCTGGCGGACCTGTACATCCAGCCGATCGTCGTCGAAGCGGGCGTCCCCGAGCAGTCGCTCGGCGTACTGTACGCGGGGTTCATGCTCGTGACGGCCTTCGCGTCCTACAACATCGACCGCGTCCGGGACCGGGTGGGGATCGGCGGCTGGTTCGCCGTCGCGCCGGTGCTCATGGCCGCGGCTCTGGCCGGCATGCTGGTCGAGCCCTGGCTCGCGATCCCCGGGTTCGTCGGCATGCGGATCGTCAAGAGCCTCTCGTACGCCTTCCGGGGCCAGTACCTCAACGATCACCTCCCGTCGCTGGGCCGAGCGACCGTCCTGAGCACGGCCTCGATGGTCTATGGCGTCTCCTTTGTCGTCTTCCGGATCGGCGGCGGTGCCGTCGCAGACGCCGTCGGGCCGAAACTCGCGATCGTCGCACTCGCGATCGCCGTCGCCGTCCTGACCCAGTCGCTGCGGCTGTTCAGCGATCCCGTCCGGGACGCAGGGAGTAACTGA
- a CDS encoding cation diffusion facilitator family transporter: protein MSASRRSVLRRVGLLVLAANAALVIAKGAVWWYTGSLAVQSEAVNSLADSVYSIVTVGGLYLTTRPPDFEHPHGHERIEPFVSLFVALGVFAAGFGVLFQAGRAILGGNVAVTRNLAAVAVLAATVAVKYGLYRYVAGISKEYNSPALYATAIDNRADVLTASAALAGVVGASLGYPLLDPIAAVVVGFGILYTGVEIVRDNVNYLVGRAPPDDLRARIIRRALVHPDVEGAHDVIAHYVGPEIDVSLHIEVEGDRTLREAHDIETAVIQSIQSIKAVDDVFVHVDPKELGEWKHDDEIDRLIEADERPPE from the coding sequence ATGTCGGCGTCCCGCCGGTCCGTGTTACGCCGGGTCGGACTCCTCGTGCTCGCGGCCAACGCCGCGCTCGTCATCGCGAAGGGTGCCGTCTGGTGGTACACCGGCAGTCTGGCCGTCCAGTCGGAAGCCGTCAACAGCCTCGCCGACAGCGTCTACAGTATCGTCACGGTCGGCGGGCTGTACCTGACGACCCGACCACCGGATTTCGAGCACCCCCACGGCCACGAGCGGATCGAGCCGTTCGTCTCGCTGTTCGTCGCGCTCGGGGTCTTCGCCGCCGGCTTCGGCGTCCTCTTTCAGGCCGGACGGGCGATCCTCGGCGGGAACGTGGCCGTCACGCGGAACCTCGCAGCGGTGGCCGTACTGGCCGCCACCGTCGCGGTCAAGTACGGCCTCTATCGGTACGTCGCCGGGATAAGCAAGGAATACAACTCCCCGGCGCTGTACGCTACGGCCATCGACAACCGCGCCGACGTGCTCACCGCCAGCGCGGCGCTCGCCGGGGTCGTCGGTGCCAGCCTGGGCTATCCGCTACTCGACCCGATCGCCGCCGTCGTCGTCGGGTTCGGGATCCTGTACACAGGCGTCGAGATCGTCCGGGACAACGTCAACTACCTGGTCGGCCGCGCGCCGCCGGACGACCTTCGAGCCCGGATCATCAGGCGCGCGCTCGTCCATCCGGACGTCGAAGGCGCCCACGACGTGATCGCCCACTACGTCGGCCCGGAGATCGACGTGAGCCTCCACATCGAAGTCGAGGGCGACCGCACCCTGCGGGAGGCACACGACATCGAGACCGCGGTCATCCAGTCGATCCAGTCCATCAAGGCGGTCGACGACGTGTTCGTCCACGTCGACCCGAAAGAGCTCGGCGAGTGGAAACACGACGACGAGATCGACCGGCTGATCGAGGCCGACGAACGGCCTCCCGAATGA
- a CDS encoding DUF63 family protein, protein MDVIDRIGPARAWLATFVASVLALAGGSLIAPRRVYDGFIWQYFWGPVYADAHNAQCAINDGGSITTAGGAACSTAAQEGLVVAEPGYTVVSEVGYMLVGLFFLVGIWILLRRLHLGRNRNLFFGLVPFMLFGGALRVVEDANNWLADTAGTEQIIGYPLNTLIISPLIYFTVFFITLAALLGSVWLSRNDFVESYPPVLGAVGTVLFVVTFSGLVVISVLEESVGQYPAFLLVTVGLATGIAYALYWLADRFAPEINSGTGYIGLVVLWAHAIDGVANVLASDWWEAFGLPFQYVPKHPANATIISITEAVVPASVTSVIGTSWPFLLVKMAVALGIVWLFNDEFLDENPRYSIVLLMAIAAVGLGPGTRDMIRATFGI, encoded by the coding sequence ATGGACGTCATCGATCGAATCGGACCCGCTCGCGCGTGGCTCGCAACGTTCGTGGCGAGCGTCCTCGCGCTCGCCGGTGGCTCGTTGATCGCGCCCCGACGGGTCTACGACGGGTTCATCTGGCAGTACTTCTGGGGGCCGGTGTACGCAGACGCGCACAACGCACAGTGTGCCATCAACGACGGCGGCTCGATTACGACTGCGGGCGGTGCGGCGTGCTCGACGGCCGCGCAGGAAGGGCTCGTCGTCGCGGAGCCGGGCTACACAGTCGTCTCGGAGGTGGGCTACATGCTCGTCGGGCTGTTCTTCCTGGTCGGCATCTGGATCCTGCTCCGACGGCTGCATCTCGGCCGGAACCGAAACCTGTTTTTCGGCCTCGTGCCGTTCATGCTGTTCGGCGGGGCACTTCGGGTCGTCGAGGACGCGAACAACTGGCTCGCTGACACGGCGGGCACCGAACAGATCATCGGGTACCCGCTCAACACGCTGATCATCAGTCCGCTGATCTACTTCACCGTCTTTTTCATCACGCTCGCGGCACTGCTGGGCAGTGTCTGGCTGTCGCGCAACGATTTCGTCGAGTCGTATCCGCCAGTCCTCGGCGCGGTCGGGACGGTCCTGTTCGTCGTCACCTTCTCCGGGCTGGTCGTCATCTCGGTCCTCGAAGAATCAGTCGGGCAGTATCCCGCGTTCCTGCTGGTGACCGTCGGACTCGCGACCGGGATCGCCTACGCGCTGTACTGGCTCGCCGACCGGTTCGCACCCGAGATCAACAGCGGCACCGGGTACATCGGACTCGTCGTCCTCTGGGCGCACGCCATCGACGGCGTCGCGAACGTCCTCGCATCGGACTGGTGGGAGGCGTTCGGGCTCCCCTTCCAGTACGTCCCGAAACACCCCGCCAACGCGACGATCATCTCGATCACCGAGGCGGTCGTTCCCGCGTCGGTCACCAGTGTCATCGGCACCTCCTGGCCGTTCCTGCTCGTGAAGATGGCCGTCGCCCTGGGGATCGTCTGGCTGTTCAACGACGAGTTCCTCGACGAGAACCCGCGGTACTCGATCGTCCTGCTGATGGCGATCGCCGCAGTCGGTCTCGGGCCCGGAACCAGGGATATGATCCGCGCGACCTTCGGGATCTAG
- a CDS encoding ferritin-like domain-containing protein: MSDEVVDLLEQAYVDEVETVMNYLANAIYLETFDGEDVAEDLMEDVQEELGHAEELGYRLRYYGQVPPASMDFEPAQDMLQPPEDSTDVEAVIDGVIEAEEEAIETYEALVVAAEDADDYVTADLATELLADEQAHKAAFLSIKKSF; this comes from the coding sequence ATGTCAGACGAAGTCGTTGACTTGCTCGAACAGGCGTACGTCGACGAAGTCGAGACCGTGATGAACTACCTCGCGAACGCGATCTATCTGGAGACGTTCGACGGCGAAGACGTCGCCGAGGACCTGATGGAAGACGTACAGGAAGAGCTCGGCCACGCAGAAGAGTTGGGCTACCGACTCCGGTATTACGGTCAGGTTCCCCCGGCGTCGATGGATTTCGAGCCGGCACAGGATATGCTCCAGCCGCCCGAAGACAGCACTGACGTCGAGGCAGTTATCGACGGCGTCATCGAGGCCGAAGAGGAAGCCATCGAGACCTACGAAGCGCTGGTTGTCGCCGCCGAGGACGCCGACGATTACGTGACAGCCGACCTGGCGACGGAGCTGCTCGCCGACGAACAGGCGCACAAGGCCGCGTTCCTCAGCATCAAGAAGTCCTTCTGA
- a CDS encoding helix-turn-helix transcriptional regulator codes for MTRSAVRVVLVSAVLLAAVASGSVVADGPAHSELGSETFAQTDVDADRIVLALALQADGSATWEVSYRVELATENETAAFEQLQSDIEANTSTYLSAFRDRMDRTAGTAENATGRSMAIENLTVETDTEQLQGYGTVTYRFQWTNFAATDGDTIQAGDALAGFFLEEDSRLTVSWPDGYEADSVSPEPDERRDQTVVWQGPIEFGADGPQVVASPASSFPTLAVVVAAGLVIGIGIGAWKRRTRDKSGGDEQPASGAETDTEPSEDTGPESEPEDALLSNEERVLRLLDERGGRVKQQEVATEFDWTDAKTSQVVKTLREDDEIDVFRLGRENVLVDPDESEL; via the coding sequence ATGACTCGCTCCGCCGTTCGTGTTGTCCTCGTCAGTGCCGTGTTACTGGCCGCTGTCGCCAGCGGTTCAGTCGTCGCTGATGGCCCCGCGCATTCGGAACTTGGTTCGGAGACGTTCGCACAGACAGACGTCGACGCCGACCGTATCGTCCTCGCGCTTGCACTGCAAGCGGACGGTTCCGCGACCTGGGAAGTCTCCTACCGGGTCGAGCTGGCGACCGAAAACGAGACGGCCGCCTTCGAACAGTTACAATCGGACATCGAGGCGAACACTTCGACGTACCTCTCGGCGTTTCGCGACCGTATGGACCGGACCGCCGGCACGGCCGAGAACGCCACGGGCCGCTCGATGGCCATCGAGAACCTCACGGTCGAGACAGACACTGAGCAACTCCAGGGCTACGGGACGGTCACGTACCGCTTCCAGTGGACGAACTTCGCGGCCACCGACGGTGACACGATCCAGGCAGGCGATGCGCTTGCCGGGTTCTTCCTCGAAGAGGATTCTCGATTGACTGTCTCCTGGCCCGACGGCTACGAGGCCGACAGCGTCTCGCCCGAGCCCGACGAACGCCGTGACCAAACTGTGGTCTGGCAGGGACCGATCGAGTTCGGGGCTGATGGACCACAGGTCGTCGCCAGCCCCGCGTCGTCGTTCCCCACGCTCGCTGTCGTCGTGGCCGCCGGCCTCGTGATCGGGATCGGAATCGGCGCCTGGAAACGACGGACGCGTGACAAGTCTGGAGGTGACGAACAGCCCGCATCCGGGGCCGAAACTGACACCGAACCCAGCGAGGACACCGGACCCGAATCCGAACCGGAGGACGCACTTCTGAGCAACGAGGAACGGGTCCTGCGACTGCTCGATGAACGTGGTGGCCGCGTCAAACAGCAGGAAGTCGCCACCGAGTTCGACTGGACCGACGCCAAGACCAGCCAGGTCGTCAAGACGCTTCGCGAGGACGACGAGATCGACGTCTTCCGCCTTGGCCGGGAGAACGTTCTGGTCGATCCGGACGAAAGTGAACTATAA